Proteins from a genomic interval of Lelliottia amnigena:
- the feuC_1 gene encoding transport system permease, with amino-acid sequence MSSAVQQARQGVFLGTSCILSIALLILVIAIGVSVGELSIPLQTVFYAIGNKMGFTDVPLSRIFESVIWDFRLSRALVAACCGAGLAICGAVLQSLLKNALAEPYVLGVSAGASTGAVSVVVLGIGTGAVSLSAGAFAGAFAAFVFVALLTNGARGGNERTILAGVAASQLFNAITAYTISTSASAQQARDVMFWLLGSFSGVRWPELQLVLIVVLTGLAICLYYSRALDAFTFGDDAAASLGIAVPWVRLILFTVTALITATIVSMAGSIGFVGLVVPHVMRYFFGPLHRTLLIASALAGAILMVLADIASRLLIAPQSLPVGVVTALVGVPFFALIIYRSRNK; translated from the coding sequence ATGAGTTCAGCCGTTCAACAGGCACGGCAGGGGGTGTTTCTCGGCACATCCTGCATCCTTTCTATTGCCTTGCTTATTCTGGTCATCGCTATTGGCGTCAGCGTGGGTGAGCTATCGATTCCGCTGCAAACCGTGTTTTACGCGATCGGCAATAAAATGGGATTCACCGATGTGCCGCTGAGTCGCATTTTTGAAAGTGTGATTTGGGACTTTCGCCTGAGCCGTGCATTGGTTGCGGCTTGCTGCGGCGCGGGGCTGGCCATTTGTGGGGCAGTACTCCAGAGCCTGCTGAAAAATGCGCTCGCAGAACCGTATGTTCTCGGGGTCTCTGCGGGAGCCTCGACAGGCGCAGTGTCTGTTGTGGTATTAGGCATCGGGACAGGCGCAGTTTCGCTCTCCGCGGGCGCGTTTGCCGGTGCTTTTGCTGCCTTTGTGTTTGTCGCGCTCCTGACTAATGGCGCGCGTGGCGGTAACGAGCGCACTATCCTGGCGGGCGTTGCCGCCTCGCAGCTGTTTAATGCCATCACCGCCTACACCATCAGCACTTCCGCCAGCGCTCAGCAGGCCCGTGATGTGATGTTCTGGCTGCTGGGCAGTTTTAGCGGCGTCAGATGGCCTGAGCTCCAGTTGGTGCTGATCGTCGTGCTGACCGGATTAGCTATCTGCCTTTACTATTCTCGTGCTCTGGATGCCTTTACGTTTGGCGATGATGCCGCAGCGTCGCTTGGGATCGCCGTCCCGTGGGTGCGTTTAATTCTATTCACCGTCACAGCGCTTATTACCGCAACCATTGTCAGCATGGCGGGCTCTATTGGCTTTGTCGGCCTGGTCGTTCCGCATGTGATGCGCTATTTCTTTGGGCCGCTGCATCGCACATTGCTCATCGCCAGCGCCCTGGCGGGTGCCATTTTGATGGTGCTTGCCGATATTGCGTCTCGTCTGCTGATTGCACCGCAAAGCCTGCCGGTGGGTGTCGTCACCGCCCTGGTTGGCGTACCGTTCTTTGCCCTTATTATCTATCGTTCAAGGAATAAGTGA
- the hypE gene encoding hydrogenase expression/formation protein HypE, translating to MNTVEMAHGSGGQAMQKLISQLFLEAFANPWLAEQEDQARIALSTLTAQGDRLAFSTDSYVIDPLFFPGGDIGKLAVCGTANDVAVSGATPRYLSCGFILEEGLAMDTLNAVVQSMARTAREAGIAIVTGDTKVVQRGAADKLFINTAGLGAIPTDVHWGAQRLAVGDVLIVSGTLGCHGATILNLREGLGLGGELRSDCAVLTPLIQTLRHLPGVKALRDATRGGVNAVAHEFAASSGCGIELTEQHLPVKPAVRGLCELLGLDPLNFANEGKLLIGVERSAAEAVLAQLRDHPLGQDAAVIGEVVERKGVRLTGLYGIKRTLDLPHAEPLPRIC from the coding sequence ATGAACACGGTTGAAATGGCGCACGGCAGCGGCGGCCAGGCGATGCAAAAACTCATCAGCCAACTGTTTCTGGAAGCCTTTGCCAACCCATGGCTGGCGGAGCAGGAAGATCAGGCGCGCATTGCCCTGTCGACACTGACCGCGCAGGGCGACAGGCTGGCGTTCTCCACCGACAGTTACGTGATTGATCCGCTGTTCTTTCCGGGTGGTGATATCGGCAAGCTGGCGGTGTGCGGCACCGCCAATGACGTGGCCGTCAGCGGCGCTACCCCTCGCTATCTTTCGTGCGGTTTTATTCTTGAAGAGGGGCTGGCGATGGACACGCTAAACGCCGTCGTCCAGAGCATGGCGCGCACCGCACGCGAAGCGGGTATCGCTATTGTCACCGGTGATACTAAAGTCGTGCAGCGCGGCGCGGCGGATAAACTGTTTATTAATACTGCAGGGCTGGGCGCAATCCCCACGGACGTTCACTGGGGCGCACAACGGCTGGCGGTCGGTGATGTGTTAATCGTGAGCGGTACGCTGGGCTGTCATGGCGCGACGATTTTAAACCTGCGTGAAGGTCTGGGCCTGGGCGGGGAATTACGCAGCGACTGCGCCGTGCTGACGCCGCTTATCCAGACGCTCCGTCACCTCCCAGGGGTCAAAGCCCTGCGCGATGCGACGCGCGGGGGAGTCAATGCGGTTGCCCATGAATTTGCCGCCAGCAGCGGCTGCGGCATTGAGCTGACAGAGCAACATCTGCCGGTCAAACCCGCCGTACGCGGCCTGTGCGAACTTCTTGGCCTTGATCCGCTAAACTTTGCCAACGAAGGCAAATTGTTAATCGGCGTCGAGCGTTCTGCGGCAGAAGCCGTGCTGGCGCAGCTGCGCGATCATCCACTTGGTCAGGATGCCGCCGTGATCGGTGAAGTGGTTGAGCGCAAAGGGGTGCGCCTGACCGGACTTTACGGCATTAAACGCACGCTGGATTTACCGCACGCGGAACCGTTACCCCGAATTTGCTAG
- the symE_2 gene encoding HSP20-like domain of uncharacterised function (DUF1813).: MSDIPITPSQRHLKVGYFRKRHEDRNTKIPKRYSVHAALSLKGDWLEKAGFKTHSQVSVRVEHGKLLIELMKEDTA; this comes from the coding sequence ATGTCTGATATCCCGATCACCCCGTCACAACGCCATCTCAAAGTGGGCTACTTTAGAAAGCGCCATGAAGATCGTAATACCAAAATTCCAAAACGTTACAGCGTTCATGCGGCACTGAGCCTAAAAGGCGACTGGCTCGAAAAAGCAGGGTTTAAAACCCATTCGCAGGTCAGTGTGAGAGTCGAACACGGAAAATTGCTCATTGAGTTGATGAAAGAAGACACAGCATAA
- the hmuT_3 gene encoding periplasmic binding protein: MKKVLSALGLVFASVSSVYATTYPLTIENCGYTQTFTKAPERVVALGQNTVEILLLLGLQDKIAASAFWPTKVLPELAEKNAKIKLLTVEIPTLESVLAQNPDFVPAQLPLLLGPESKVAKREDLATVGVNSYVSPGMCATKKGVGDMYGSRQKLWDMTFLYQEIEDFAKIFNVEARGQAVIADFKKREADLRAEFGKNKKDLSFVFWFSSASPSADAYVGGKNSASGFIANVLGGHNAITSETEWPTVGWESIIAANPDVIVVSSLDRNRWVLDNAEEKIKFLKSDPAVSQLDAVKKGHIVVMDGQAMNPTIRTLYGAEQVGEQLRKMGLN; this comes from the coding sequence ATGAAAAAGGTCCTCAGCGCCTTAGGCCTGGTATTCGCTTCGGTTAGCTCCGTATATGCAACCACTTATCCTCTGACTATCGAGAATTGCGGGTACACGCAAACCTTCACCAAAGCCCCTGAGCGCGTTGTGGCGCTGGGTCAGAACACCGTCGAAATTTTGCTGCTGTTGGGACTGCAGGATAAGATCGCTGCCAGCGCTTTTTGGCCAACCAAAGTGCTGCCGGAACTGGCGGAGAAAAATGCCAAAATCAAACTGCTGACGGTCGAAATCCCGACACTCGAGTCCGTTCTCGCCCAGAATCCTGATTTTGTTCCGGCACAATTGCCGTTATTGCTGGGCCCTGAAAGCAAAGTGGCAAAACGAGAAGATCTCGCGACTGTCGGCGTTAACAGCTATGTTTCACCCGGCATGTGCGCCACCAAAAAGGGCGTGGGCGACATGTACGGTAGCCGTCAAAAACTCTGGGATATGACGTTCCTGTACCAGGAAATTGAAGATTTCGCTAAAATTTTTAACGTGGAAGCGCGCGGTCAGGCGGTGATTGCCGATTTCAAAAAACGCGAAGCAGATTTGCGTGCCGAATTTGGTAAAAACAAAAAAGACCTTTCGTTTGTCTTCTGGTTCTCCAGCGCCTCACCTTCCGCAGACGCCTACGTGGGCGGTAAAAACAGCGCATCCGGCTTTATCGCGAATGTTCTGGGCGGTCATAACGCCATTACCTCTGAAACCGAATGGCCAACGGTGGGCTGGGAAAGCATCATCGCCGCAAACCCTGACGTGATCGTCGTCTCAAGCCTCGATCGTAACCGTTGGGTTCTGGATAACGCGGAAGAAAAAATCAAATTCCTGAAAAGCGATCCCGCGGTCAGTCAGCTTGATGCCGTCAAAAAAGGTCATATCGTGGTGATGGACGGCCAGGCCATGAACCCCACTATCCGTACCCTTTACGGCGCAGAACAGGTTGGCGAACAGCTTAGAAAGATGGGGCTGAACTAA
- the yusV_2 gene encoding ABC transporter translates to MSITAENITWKVGKKVIVNNVSLRVSRGQTVGLLGPNGSGKSSLLRVLAGLRRPHSGCVTLDDKNISQITKKQLARRVAFVEQHGMTEANMRVRDVVKLGRIPHHSPFSNWSTQDDETVTAALERVDMLQKSEQGWQSLSGGERQRVHIARALAQTPTEILLDEPTNHLDIHHQIQLMKLISELPVTSIVAIHDLNHASMFCDALIVMQNGEIVASGTPDEILTETLLWDVFRVETKIEISPFHGKKHIHYIA, encoded by the coding sequence ATGAGCATCACTGCCGAAAATATTACCTGGAAGGTGGGTAAAAAAGTTATCGTCAACAATGTCTCACTGAGGGTTTCTCGTGGGCAAACGGTTGGGTTACTTGGCCCAAACGGTTCAGGTAAATCCTCTTTGCTGCGCGTTCTGGCGGGCTTGCGTCGTCCTCACTCGGGCTGCGTCACGCTGGACGATAAAAACATTAGCCAGATCACCAAAAAACAGCTGGCGCGCCGCGTCGCTTTTGTTGAACAGCATGGAATGACAGAAGCGAATATGCGCGTTCGCGATGTGGTGAAACTCGGCCGCATCCCCCATCATTCGCCTTTTTCGAACTGGAGCACGCAGGACGATGAAACCGTCACTGCTGCGCTGGAACGTGTGGATATGCTCCAAAAAAGCGAGCAAGGCTGGCAAAGTTTATCCGGCGGTGAACGCCAGCGCGTGCACATTGCCCGCGCGCTTGCGCAGACACCAACCGAGATCCTGCTTGATGAACCCACGAACCATCTGGATATTCATCATCAAATACAGTTGATGAAACTCATCAGCGAATTACCCGTCACCAGCATTGTGGCCATCCACGATCTCAACCATGCGTCGATGTTCTGTGACGCACTCATCGTGATGCAAAATGGAGAAATCGTTGCTTCCGGAACACCTGATGAGATCCTGACCGAAACGCTGTTGTGGGATGTCTTCCGGGTCGAAACGAAAATTGAAATTTCACCGTTTCATGGCAAAAAACATATCCACTACATCGCTTAA
- the mdtH_2 gene encoding major facilitator transporter, with protein sequence MSLPLFRPAAQVWPPVLLGSQFVFNIGFYAVVPFLAIFLREDMMLSGGLIGLILGLRTFSQQGMFFVGGALSDRFGARIVILAGCLIRVSGYLLLAFGQSLWPIIVGACLTGIGGALFSPSIEALLAKAGTQSEARGKRSRAEWFALFAVCGELGAVLGPVAGALMTGLGFRQVALAGASVFVVALIVLFFALPSAPAKKQTLEMTPWWTTFRQPRFVAFIIAYSAWLLSYNQLYLALPVEIQRAGGSEKDLGPLFMLASVLIIAFQLPLARFARRMGPTRILPFGFLFVSASFVSVALFAATVPPEGWLRLLPSACFVTLLTLGQMLLVPAAKDLIPWFADEATLGAHYGALATAGGCAVLAGNLLFGSQLDHALVPSKEAIYPWLQLAFFPLCSAIAMVIICRPMQGARGRKV encoded by the coding sequence ATGTCTTTGCCTCTCTTTCGGCCAGCCGCACAGGTCTGGCCGCCTGTGTTACTGGGTAGCCAGTTTGTTTTCAACATCGGTTTTTATGCTGTCGTTCCCTTTCTTGCGATCTTTTTGCGCGAAGACATGATGCTCTCCGGCGGGCTGATTGGGCTGATCCTTGGGCTGCGGACCTTTTCCCAACAAGGGATGTTTTTCGTGGGTGGAGCCCTATCAGACCGATTCGGGGCACGTATCGTGATCCTGGCCGGCTGTCTTATTCGCGTGTCGGGTTATTTGCTGCTGGCGTTTGGGCAATCGCTTTGGCCGATTATAGTGGGAGCCTGTTTGACCGGGATTGGCGGAGCGCTGTTTTCGCCCTCCATTGAAGCATTGCTGGCGAAAGCCGGAACACAAAGTGAGGCGCGGGGCAAACGCAGTCGTGCGGAGTGGTTTGCGCTGTTTGCCGTGTGTGGCGAGCTGGGGGCTGTACTTGGGCCGGTTGCAGGAGCCCTCATGACGGGACTTGGTTTCCGCCAGGTTGCACTGGCCGGCGCGAGTGTCTTTGTCGTGGCGTTGATCGTCCTGTTTTTCGCGCTGCCTTCTGCGCCTGCAAAAAAGCAAACGCTTGAAATGACACCGTGGTGGACCACCTTCCGTCAGCCGCGTTTTGTCGCCTTCATTATCGCCTACAGCGCATGGTTACTGAGTTACAACCAACTTTATCTGGCACTGCCCGTCGAAATTCAACGTGCTGGCGGCAGCGAAAAAGATTTGGGACCGCTTTTTATGCTGGCCTCGGTATTGATTATTGCCTTTCAACTTCCGCTGGCACGTTTTGCGCGTCGTATGGGTCCTACCAGGATCCTTCCCTTTGGGTTCCTGTTCGTCTCCGCCTCCTTTGTCAGCGTCGCCCTGTTCGCGGCAACAGTCCCGCCGGAGGGGTGGCTTCGACTCTTGCCGTCCGCCTGTTTTGTCACGCTGTTAACGCTGGGCCAGATGCTGCTGGTGCCCGCCGCAAAAGATCTCATCCCCTGGTTTGCTGATGAGGCAACGCTTGGTGCACATTATGGCGCGCTGGCCACAGCCGGGGGCTGCGCTGTGCTGGCGGGGAATCTCCTGTTCGGCAGTCAACTTGATCATGCTTTAGTGCCGTCGAAAGAGGCCATTTATCCCTGGTTGCAGTTAGCCTTTTTCCCGCTGTGCAGCGCGATAGCGATGGTGATCATTTGCCGTCCGATGCAAGGCGCGCGTGGTCGTAAAGTTTAA
- the fhlA gene encoding formate hydrogenlyase transcriptional activator, translating into MSYTPMSDLGQQGLFDITRTLLQQPDLGSLSEALTRLVQQSALADSAAIVLWHSASRRASYFATRDKGKSVEYEDETVLANGPVRRILSRPDALHCNFDEFQQAWPLLAQSNLYSPFGHYCLLPLTAEGRIFGGCEFIRNTDQPWSEAEYERLHTFTQIVSVVAEQIHSRVTDNVDYDLLSRERDNFRILVAITNAVLSRLDMDELVSEVAKEIHHYFKIDAISIVLRGHRKGKLTIHSTHYLDETNPAHEQSEVDESGTLSERVFKSKEMLLLNLSERDELAPYERMLFQCWGNQIQTLCLLPLMSGNTMLGVLKLAQCEEQAFTTTNLKLLRQIAERIAIALDNALAYQEIHRLKERLVDENLALTEQLNNVDSEFGEIIGRSDAMYSVLKQVEMVAQSDSTVLILGETGTGKELIARAIHNLSNRNSRRMVKMNCAAMPAGLLESDLFGHERGAFTGASTQRIGRFELADKSSLFLDEVGDMPLELQPKLLRVLQEQEFERLGSNKLIQTNVRLIAATNRDLKKMVADREFRNDLYYRLNVFPICLPPLRERPDDIPLLVKAFTAKIARRMGRNIDSIPAETLRMLSTMEWPGNVRELENVIERAVLLTRGNVLQLSLPEVMISEPPLPAREIAQDGEDEYQLIVRILRETNGVVAGPKGAAHRLGLKRTTLLSRMKRLGIDKDLLV; encoded by the coding sequence ATGTCGTATACACCGATGAGCGATCTTGGACAGCAAGGGCTGTTCGATATTACGCGCACACTGTTACAGCAGCCCGATCTGGGTTCGCTCAGCGAAGCCCTGACGCGTCTGGTGCAGCAGTCTGCGCTGGCAGACAGTGCCGCTATCGTGCTGTGGCACAGCGCAAGCCGTCGTGCCAGCTACTTTGCGACGCGCGATAAGGGGAAGTCTGTCGAATATGAAGACGAAACCGTGCTGGCGAACGGTCCGGTTCGCCGTATTTTGTCGCGCCCGGACGCCCTGCACTGCAACTTCGATGAATTCCAGCAGGCCTGGCCGCTGCTTGCGCAGAGCAATTTGTATTCACCTTTTGGCCATTACTGCCTGCTGCCGCTCACCGCTGAGGGACGCATTTTTGGTGGCTGCGAATTTATCCGCAATACGGATCAGCCGTGGAGCGAGGCGGAATATGAGCGTCTGCATACGTTCACGCAGATTGTCAGCGTGGTGGCCGAGCAGATCCACAGCCGCGTCACCGATAACGTCGATTACGATCTGTTGAGCCGCGAACGCGATAACTTCCGTATTCTCGTCGCCATCACCAATGCGGTACTGTCCAGGCTGGACATGGACGAACTGGTGAGTGAAGTCGCCAAAGAGATCCACCACTATTTTAAAATCGACGCGATAAGCATCGTGTTGCGCGGCCATCGCAAGGGCAAGCTGACGATCCACTCCACTCATTATCTTGATGAAACTAATCCCGCGCACGAGCAAAGCGAAGTGGATGAATCGGGAACGCTCTCCGAACGGGTATTTAAAAGCAAAGAGATGCTGCTGCTGAATCTGAGCGAACGCGATGAGCTGGCACCTTACGAACGGATGCTATTCCAGTGCTGGGGCAATCAGATCCAGACGCTGTGCCTGCTGCCGCTGATGTCCGGCAATACCATGCTCGGCGTGCTAAAACTGGCGCAATGCGAAGAACAAGCCTTTACCACCACCAATCTTAAGCTGCTGCGCCAAATCGCAGAGCGCATTGCTATTGCGCTCGACAACGCGCTGGCGTACCAGGAAATTCATCGTCTGAAAGAGCGGCTGGTGGACGAAAACCTCGCGCTGACCGAGCAGTTGAACAATGTCGACAGCGAATTCGGTGAAATCATTGGCCGCAGTGATGCCATGTACAGCGTCCTGAAGCAAGTTGAGATGGTGGCGCAAAGCGACAGCACGGTATTAATCCTTGGCGAGACGGGCACCGGCAAAGAGCTGATCGCCCGAGCTATTCATAATCTCAGCAATCGAAACAGCCGACGGATGGTGAAGATGAACTGCGCGGCAATGCCCGCAGGATTGCTTGAAAGCGATCTTTTTGGTCACGAGCGCGGCGCGTTTACCGGCGCCAGCACCCAGCGTATTGGCCGCTTTGAACTGGCGGATAAAAGCTCGCTGTTCCTGGATGAAGTGGGTGATATGCCGCTGGAATTGCAGCCAAAACTGCTGCGAGTGTTACAAGAACAAGAGTTTGAACGTCTGGGAAGTAACAAACTCATTCAGACCAATGTCCGGTTGATTGCCGCGACCAATCGCGATCTGAAAAAAATGGTCGCCGACCGCGAATTTCGTAACGACCTTTATTACCGTCTTAACGTGTTCCCAATTTGCTTACCGCCGCTACGCGAGCGCCCGGATGATATTCCGCTGCTGGTAAAAGCCTTCACCGCCAAAATTGCTCGCCGGATGGGACGGAATATCGACAGCATTCCAGCGGAAACGCTGCGCATGCTTTCCACAATGGAGTGGCCGGGCAACGTTCGTGAACTGGAAAATGTGATTGAACGTGCCGTGCTGTTAACGCGCGGCAACGTGCTTCAGCTGTCGCTTCCGGAAGTCATGATCTCAGAGCCGCCGTTGCCCGCAAGGGAAATTGCGCAGGACGGTGAGGACGAGTACCAGCTGATTGTTCGTATTTTGAGAGAGACCAACGGTGTCGTCGCCGGGCCAAAAGGCGCAGCGCACCGTCTCGGCTTAAAGCGCACAACATTGCTTTCGCGAATGAAACGTTTGGGCATCGATAAAGATTTATTGGTTTAA
- the hypD gene encoding hydrogenase expression/formation protein HypD produces the protein MRYVDEYRAPEQVMRLIAHLKIRATLLEYTAQRPLRIMEVCGGHTHAIFKFGLDQLLPENIEFIHGPGCPVCVLPMGRIDNCIEIASQPGVIFCTFGDAMRVPGKNGSLLQARARGADVRIVYSPVDALKLAAENPTRKVVFFGLGFETTMPATAITLQQAKAQGLDNFFFFCQHITLIPTLRSLLEEPDNGIDAFLAPGHVSMVIGTEAYGFIAADYHRPLVVAGFEPLDLLQGVNMLVEQKIAALSVVVNQYRRVVPDAGNPLAQKAIAEVFAVEGDSEWRGLGLIAASGVQLTPAYRAFDAEAHFRPQPQQVCDDPRARCGAVLTGKCKPHQCPLFGNTCNPQTAFGALMVSSEGACAAWYQYRNQECEA, from the coding sequence ATGCGCTACGTTGATGAATATCGTGCGCCAGAACAGGTGATGCGGCTTATCGCTCACCTTAAGATTCGGGCAACATTACTCGAGTACACCGCGCAGCGTCCGCTGCGGATTATGGAAGTGTGCGGCGGACACACGCATGCCATCTTCAAGTTTGGCCTTGACCAGTTGCTGCCGGAGAACATCGAGTTTATCCACGGTCCGGGCTGTCCAGTGTGCGTGCTGCCGATGGGCCGTATCGATAACTGCATCGAAATCGCCAGTCAGCCGGGCGTGATTTTCTGCACTTTTGGCGATGCAATGCGCGTGCCGGGCAAAAACGGTTCACTGTTACAGGCCAGAGCGCGCGGTGCGGATGTGCGAATTGTCTATTCTCCTGTGGATGCGCTGAAGCTAGCGGCGGAAAATCCAACGCGCAAAGTGGTGTTTTTCGGCCTGGGATTTGAAACCACCATGCCCGCCACGGCGATTACTTTGCAACAGGCAAAAGCGCAAGGTCTCGATAACTTCTTCTTTTTTTGCCAGCACATCACGCTGATCCCTACGTTGCGCAGCCTGCTGGAAGAACCGGATAACGGAATTGATGCTTTTTTAGCACCCGGCCATGTCAGTATGGTGATTGGCACAGAGGCGTACGGTTTTATTGCAGCGGACTATCATCGGCCATTAGTGGTCGCTGGTTTCGAACCACTTGATCTACTGCAAGGCGTCAACATGCTGGTTGAGCAGAAAATAGCAGCCCTGAGCGTGGTCGTAAATCAGTATCGCCGCGTCGTGCCCGATGCGGGAAATCCGCTGGCGCAAAAAGCCATCGCCGAGGTTTTTGCCGTTGAAGGTGACAGCGAATGGCGCGGTTTGGGATTGATTGCGGCGTCTGGCGTGCAGTTAACCCCCGCGTATCGCGCATTCGACGCCGAAGCGCATTTTCGCCCGCAGCCACAGCAGGTTTGTGACGATCCACGGGCCCGCTGCGGCGCCGTGCTGACCGGTAAATGCAAACCGCATCAGTGCCCGCTATTTGGCAACACCTGCAATCCGCAAACCGCATTTGGCGCGCTCATGGTCTCTTCCGAAGGCGCCTGCGCCGCATGGTATCAGTATCGCAATCAGGAGTGTGAAGCATGA
- the ygbA gene encoding protein YgbA: MSGKRISREKETIGKMIALYETQCPQASCEPGYYQALNAYADKRLDKCVFGEDKPACKQCPVHCYQPAKREEMKQVMRWAGPRMLWRHPILTIRHLIDDRRPVPELPEKCRPKNKA; the protein is encoded by the coding sequence ATGTCAGGAAAACGAATCTCTCGTGAAAAAGAGACGATCGGTAAAATGATCGCGCTCTATGAAACGCAATGCCCTCAGGCATCTTGCGAGCCTGGGTATTATCAGGCCTTGAACGCGTATGCAGACAAACGACTGGATAAATGCGTTTTTGGAGAAGATAAACCAGCCTGTAAACAGTGCCCTGTCCACTGCTACCAACCTGCAAAACGAGAAGAGATGAAACAGGTTATGCGCTGGGCCGGGCCACGTATGTTATGGCGTCATCCGATCCTCACTATTCGTCATTTGATAGACGACCGCCGCCCGGTGCCGGAACTGCCCGAGAAATGCCGACCCAAAAATAAGGCTTAA